In a genomic window of Bordetella petrii:
- a CDS encoding YfgM family protein: MAYDLEEQEQLDAIKAWWARYGTLVVTLAAIAALAWGGWWGWKAYQTHRANQAMGYFEALEDAARLGGTDSTVRIKAAASTLRSDYPSTGYAARGALVAAHALEQQNDIAGAREQLEWLAGQSKQAALQPVARVRLAGLLLDQKQYDAALAQLDNPPAAFAALYADRRGDILAAQGKPEDARKAWQAALDGLAANDPLRQAVQLKLDALSGA, encoded by the coding sequence ATGGCATACGATCTCGAAGAACAGGAACAACTCGACGCAATCAAGGCCTGGTGGGCGCGCTACGGCACGCTCGTGGTGACCCTTGCGGCCATCGCCGCGCTGGCCTGGGGCGGCTGGTGGGGCTGGAAGGCCTACCAGACGCATCGGGCCAACCAGGCCATGGGCTACTTCGAGGCCCTCGAAGACGCCGCCCGCCTGGGAGGCACGGATTCCACCGTGCGCATCAAGGCCGCGGCCTCGACCTTGCGCAGCGACTACCCGTCCACGGGCTACGCGGCGCGCGGCGCCCTGGTGGCCGCCCATGCGCTCGAACAGCAGAACGACATCGCCGGCGCGCGTGAACAGCTCGAATGGCTGGCCGGCCAGTCCAAGCAGGCCGCGCTGCAGCCGGTGGCGCGCGTGCGCCTGGCCGGCCTGCTGCTCGACCAGAAGCAATACGACGCCGCCCTGGCGCAGCTCGATAACCCCCCGGCGGCGTTCGCCGCGCTGTATGCCGATCGCCGCGGCGACATCCTGGCCGCCCAGGGCAAGCCTGAAGATGCCCGCAAGGCCTGGCAAGCCGCGCTCGACGGGCTTGCCGCCAACGACCCCCTGCGGCAGGCCGTGCAATTGAAACTGGATGCCCTCAGCGGAGCCTGA
- the bamB gene encoding outer membrane protein assembly factor BamB, producing the protein MFNFRPGRMWRGAALAASLLALAGCSMFSSNDDRYEPAPLTEYAPGMSVRTIWSTSVGSGSGFGFVPVVVGDAVYAATPDGSVAKLELASGRVLWKADADTKLSAGVGSDGATTVVASPLGAVIAFDDTGKVKWKAQASSDVAIPPVVGYGAVVVRSGDYRIQAFNIENGERLWSLQRPGPALALRSNAQMIMAEGLVITGLPGGKLLAINVGSGNVQWEGTVATPRGASDLERLTDVVGAPRIAGNLLCAVAYQGRIVCFDVTQGGRPLWAKEFSSASGMALDNQFAYAPDQHGVVSAFALDSGTNVWKQAALKNRKLTSPAALGGAVAVGDFDGYVHFLSRSDGSLLARLSVGGGAIVSPLQTTPQGLLVQNGNGNLVLIGTN; encoded by the coding sequence ATGTTTAATTTCCGTCCCGGCCGCATGTGGCGCGGCGCAGCCCTGGCCGCCAGCCTGCTCGCGCTGGCCGGCTGCTCGATGTTCTCCAGCAACGACGACCGCTACGAGCCCGCGCCTCTTACCGAGTACGCGCCGGGCATGTCGGTGCGCACCATCTGGTCCACGTCGGTGGGCAGCGGCTCCGGTTTCGGCTTCGTGCCCGTCGTTGTCGGCGACGCGGTCTATGCCGCCACGCCCGACGGCTCGGTCGCCAAGCTTGAGCTGGCCAGCGGCCGGGTGCTCTGGAAAGCCGATGCCGACACCAAGCTGTCGGCCGGCGTCGGCAGCGACGGCGCCACCACCGTCGTCGCCTCGCCGCTGGGCGCGGTCATCGCCTTCGACGACACCGGCAAGGTCAAATGGAAGGCTCAGGCTTCCAGCGACGTCGCCATTCCTCCGGTCGTCGGCTACGGCGCTGTCGTGGTGCGCAGCGGCGACTACCGCATCCAGGCGTTCAACATCGAGAACGGCGAGCGTCTCTGGAGCCTGCAACGTCCGGGGCCGGCGCTGGCCTTGCGCAGCAACGCGCAAATGATCATGGCCGAAGGGCTGGTCATTACCGGCCTGCCGGGCGGCAAGCTGCTGGCCATCAACGTCGGCAGCGGCAACGTGCAATGGGAAGGCACCGTGGCCACCCCGCGCGGCGCCAGCGACCTCGAACGCCTCACCGACGTCGTGGGCGCGCCGCGCATCGCCGGCAACCTGCTGTGCGCGGTCGCCTACCAGGGCCGCATTGTGTGCTTCGATGTCACCCAGGGCGGACGGCCGTTGTGGGCCAAGGAATTCTCCAGCGCCAGCGGCATGGCGCTGGACAACCAGTTCGCCTACGCGCCCGACCAGCACGGCGTGGTCAGCGCATTCGCGCTCGACAGCGGCACCAATGTCTGGAAGCAGGCCGCCCTGAAGAATCGCAAACTGACCTCGCCGGCCGCGTTGGGCGGCGCCGTGGCTGTCGGTGATTTCGACGGCTACGTCCATTTCCTGTCGCGCAGCGACGGCAGCCTGCTGGCCCGCCTGTCGGTGGGCGGCGGGGCCATCGTCTCGCCCCTGCAAACCACGCCGCAAGGCCTGTTGGTGCAGAACGGCAACGGCAATCTCGTGCTGATCGGCACCAACTAA
- the der gene encoding ribosome biogenesis GTPase Der, with amino-acid sequence MSFKPVVALVGRPNVGKSTLFNRLTRSRAALVADYSGLTRDRHYGEGRVGDTPFIVIDTGGFEPVAKTGILREMARQTRQAIAEADVVVFLVDARAGVNAHDHEIAQLLRKSGQQRVVLAVNKAEGMGVGNATSEFHELGLGTPYPISAAHGDGIVDLIGLALQDLVEPEPEPAPDAADLPPDHRIKLAIVGRPNVGKSTLINTLLGEERVIAFDLPGTTRDAIEIDFERDGRKYTLIDTAGLRRRGKVFEAVEKFSVIKTLQAIEASNVVLLMLDAQTEVSEQDAHIAGFVLETGRAVVVAINKWDGLDIDQRERIEREFRRKLRFLSFAPTHTISALKGQGIKPVLKSVVAAHAAAFAKLSTPKLTRELHAAVEQQPPPRKGIFRPKMRYAHQGGQNPPLVIIHGNALDAIPDSYRRYLETRFREAFKLDGTPLRIEFKSSRNPYTQES; translated from the coding sequence GTGTCTTTCAAGCCCGTCGTCGCCCTGGTCGGCCGCCCCAATGTGGGCAAGTCGACCCTCTTCAACCGCCTGACGCGTTCGCGCGCGGCGCTGGTTGCCGATTATTCCGGCCTGACGCGCGATCGCCACTACGGCGAGGGCAGGGTGGGCGACACGCCCTTCATCGTCATCGACACCGGCGGTTTCGAGCCGGTGGCCAAGACGGGCATCCTGCGCGAAATGGCGCGCCAGACCCGCCAGGCCATCGCCGAGGCCGACGTGGTGGTGTTCCTGGTCGACGCGCGCGCCGGCGTCAACGCGCACGACCACGAAATCGCGCAGTTGCTCCGTAAATCTGGCCAGCAGCGCGTGGTGTTGGCGGTCAACAAGGCCGAAGGCATGGGCGTGGGCAATGCCACCAGCGAGTTTCACGAACTCGGCCTGGGCACGCCATATCCGATTTCCGCCGCGCATGGCGACGGCATCGTCGATCTCATCGGCCTGGCCCTGCAAGACCTGGTCGAGCCCGAGCCCGAACCGGCCCCTGACGCCGCCGACCTGCCGCCCGACCATCGCATCAAGCTTGCCATCGTGGGCCGCCCCAACGTGGGCAAGTCCACGCTCATCAACACGCTGCTGGGCGAAGAGCGCGTCATCGCCTTCGACCTGCCGGGCACCACCCGCGACGCCATCGAGATCGATTTCGAGCGCGACGGCCGCAAGTACACCCTGATCGACACGGCCGGCCTGCGCCGCCGCGGCAAGGTGTTCGAGGCTGTCGAGAAATTCTCCGTCATCAAGACGCTGCAGGCCATCGAGGCCAGCAACGTGGTGCTGCTGATGCTCGATGCCCAGACCGAGGTTTCCGAGCAAGACGCCCACATTGCCGGGTTCGTGCTCGAAACCGGCCGGGCGGTGGTGGTGGCCATCAACAAATGGGACGGCCTCGACATCGACCAGCGCGAGCGCATCGAACGCGAGTTCCGGCGCAAGCTGCGCTTCCTGTCGTTCGCGCCTACCCACACCATCTCGGCCCTGAAGGGCCAGGGCATCAAGCCGGTGCTCAAGTCGGTGGTGGCCGCGCATGCCGCCGCCTTCGCCAAGCTGTCCACGCCCAAGCTCACGCGCGAGCTGCATGCCGCCGTCGAGCAGCAGCCGCCGCCGCGCAAAGGCATTTTCCGGCCCAAGATGCGCTATGCGCACCAGGGCGGGCAGAATCCGCCGCTGGTCATCATCCACGGCAATGCGCTCGACGCCATTCCCGATTCTTACCGCCGCTACCTGGAAACCCGTTTCCGCGAGGCTTTCAAGCTGGACGGCACGCCGCTGCGTATCGAGTTCAAGTCGTCGCGCAATCCCTACACGCAGGAAAGCTGA
- the hisC gene encoding histidinol-phosphate transaminase codes for MSRYWSPVVGTLSPYVPGEQPKLQDLVKLNTNEHPFGPSPKVLQALRAACDDSLKLYPDPGSERLRQAIAAYCQVQPEQVFVGNGSDEVLAHAFQALLKHDGPLLFPDITYSFYPVYCGLYQIAGQAVALTEDFCIDVQDYLPAAGRAAGGIIFPNPNAPTGRALALGDVERIVAANPDIPVVIDEAYVDFGAESAVGLVSRYDNLLVVQTLSKSRSLAGLRVGFAIGSRVLIEALERVKNSFNSYPIDRLAEAGAVAAIEDTAYFERTRQAVIATRETLAGQLQELGFQVLPSAANFLFARHPGHDGAALAAALRERSIIVRHFRQARIDQFLRITVGTETQCARLVEALQAILAD; via the coding sequence ATGAGCCGCTACTGGAGTCCCGTCGTCGGGACACTCAGTCCCTACGTGCCGGGCGAGCAGCCCAAGCTGCAAGACCTGGTCAAGCTGAACACCAACGAACACCCGTTCGGCCCGTCGCCCAAGGTACTGCAGGCCCTGCGCGCGGCCTGCGACGACAGCCTGAAGCTGTATCCCGATCCCGGCTCCGAGCGGCTGCGGCAGGCCATCGCCGCCTATTGCCAGGTCCAGCCCGAACAGGTCTTCGTGGGCAACGGCTCCGACGAAGTGCTGGCGCACGCGTTCCAGGCGCTGCTCAAGCACGACGGCCCGCTGCTGTTTCCCGACATCACCTACAGCTTCTATCCGGTGTATTGCGGCCTGTACCAAATCGCCGGCCAGGCGGTTGCGCTCACCGAAGATTTCTGTATCGATGTGCAAGATTACCTGCCGGCCGCCGGGCGCGCGGCGGGCGGCATTATTTTCCCCAACCCCAATGCGCCAACCGGCCGCGCGCTGGCCCTGGGCGACGTCGAACGCATCGTGGCGGCCAACCCCGACATTCCGGTGGTCATCGACGAAGCCTATGTCGATTTCGGGGCCGAGTCGGCTGTGGGGCTGGTGTCCCGCTACGACAATCTGCTGGTCGTCCAGACGCTGTCCAAATCGCGTTCGCTGGCCGGCCTGCGGGTGGGGTTCGCCATCGGCAGCAGGGTGCTCATTGAAGCGCTCGAGCGCGTCAAGAACAGCTTCAATTCCTATCCCATCGACCGGCTGGCCGAAGCCGGCGCCGTGGCGGCCATCGAAGACACGGCGTATTTCGAGCGCACCCGCCAGGCCGTGATCGCCACGCGCGAAACCCTGGCCGGCCAGTTGCAAGAGCTGGGTTTTCAGGTGCTGCCATCGGCCGCCAATTTCCTCTTCGCCCGCCACCCCGGGCACGACGGCGCCGCCTTGGCCGCGGCGCTGCGCGAGCGCAGCATCATCGTGCGCCATTTCAGGCAGGCGCGCATCGACCAGTTCCTGCGCATAACCGTGGGCACCGAGACCCAATGCGCGCGGCTGGTCGAGGCTTTGCAGGCCATTTTGGCGGACTGA
- the hfq gene encoding RNA chaperone Hfq — protein sequence MSNKGQTLQDPFLNTLRKEHVPVSIYLVNGIKLQGQIESFDQYVVLLRNTVTQMVYKHAISTVVPARAVNFQVDVPAE from the coding sequence ATGAGCAATAAAGGGCAAACTCTGCAAGATCCGTTTCTGAACACGCTGCGCAAAGAACATGTGCCCGTGTCCATCTATCTGGTAAACGGCATCAAGCTGCAAGGGCAAATAGAATCTTTCGATCAATATGTGGTGCTGCTGCGCAATACCGTGACGCAAATGGTGTACAAGCATGCCATTTCCACGGTCGTTCCGGCACGCGCTGTCAATTTCCAGGTGGATGTTCCCGCTGAATAA
- the hflX gene encoding GTPase HflX, translating into MRALIISVDLGSPDFLAHAEEFAMLARGAGAEIVGTVTVRRDRPDAKFFIGSGKVQEAVAMAGALLADLVLFDQPLSPAQQRNLEREFNLRVVDRVALILDIFALRAKSHEGKLQVELAQLQHLVTRLTRLWTHLERQRGGIGMRGPGESQLEMDRRMIGAKVKVLRERLDRVERQRVTQRRARARGGALSVSLVGYTNAGKSTLFNALTRAGAYAADQLFATLDTTTRRIWIEGTGSVVLSDTVGFIRDLPPNLIAAFRATLEETIHADLLLHVVDAASPQRDEQIAEVNKVLAEIGAGSIPTILVHNKIDRAGLAPRIERNAHGTIARVFVSATERAGLDALRGAIAEIGQIVGNNASNHQTLQSE; encoded by the coding sequence ATGCGCGCGTTGATCATCAGTGTTGACCTGGGCAGTCCCGATTTCCTGGCGCATGCCGAAGAATTCGCCATGCTGGCGCGCGGGGCAGGGGCCGAGATCGTCGGCACCGTCACGGTGCGGCGCGACCGCCCCGACGCCAAATTCTTCATCGGCTCCGGCAAGGTCCAGGAAGCCGTGGCCATGGCCGGCGCGCTGCTGGCCGACCTGGTCCTGTTCGACCAACCCCTGTCGCCTGCCCAGCAGCGCAACCTCGAGCGCGAGTTCAACCTGCGCGTGGTCGACCGGGTGGCCCTCATTCTCGATATCTTCGCGCTGCGCGCCAAAAGCCACGAGGGCAAGTTGCAGGTCGAGCTGGCGCAGCTGCAGCACCTGGTCACCCGCCTGACCCGCCTCTGGACCCACCTCGAGCGCCAGCGCGGCGGTATCGGCATGCGCGGGCCGGGCGAATCCCAGCTCGAAATGGACCGCCGCATGATCGGCGCCAAGGTCAAGGTGCTGCGCGAACGGCTCGACCGGGTAGAGCGCCAGCGGGTCACGCAGCGGCGCGCCCGGGCGCGCGGCGGAGCGCTGTCGGTGTCGTTGGTGGGGTACACCAACGCAGGCAAGTCCACGCTGTTCAATGCCTTGACGCGGGCCGGCGCCTACGCGGCCGACCAGCTGTTCGCCACCCTGGACACCACCACGCGCCGCATCTGGATCGAGGGCACGGGGTCGGTGGTGTTGTCCGACACCGTGGGGTTCATCCGCGACCTGCCGCCCAACCTGATCGCCGCGTTCCGCGCCACGCTCGAAGAAACCATCCACGCCGACCTCCTGCTGCATGTCGTCGATGCCGCCAGCCCGCAGCGCGACGAGCAGATCGCCGAGGTCAACAAGGTGCTGGCCGAAATCGGGGCGGGTTCGATTCCCACCATTCTGGTGCACAACAAGATCGACCGCGCCGGGCTGGCCCCCCGGATCGAACGCAATGCCCATGGTACGATTGCGCGAGTATTCGTAAGCGCTACCGAGCGCGCCGGTCTGGATGCGTTGCGCGGGGCAATTGCAGAGATCGGCCAGATTGTGGGAAACAATGCCTCGAATCACCAAACTCTTCAATCTGAATGA
- the hflK gene encoding FtsH protease activity modulator HflK, whose translation MPRITKLFNLNDPGWGRGNNNGSEPPKRPKGNSDGPPDLDEVWRDFNNRVGSLFGRKGGGGGNRGGMTPPSPRGARIGLGVIALVLVLLWLASGFFIVQEGQVAVVTQFGKYKSTAAPGFQWRLPYPIQNAETVNISQLRTFEVGFRGSSRNKVLPEALMLTTDENIVDMQFVVQYRLRADGAPDYLFNMRDPDESVRQAAETAMREIVGKKPMDFVLYEGRTEVAVEVQNLMQQILDRYQSGIQVSTVAIQNVQPPEQVQAAFDDAVKAGQDRERQINEGQAYANQVIPMAGGQASRMLEQAEGYKAKVIGDARGDAARFTSILAEYEKAPKIMRERMYLETMQQIFSRASKVMVDTKNSNNMLYLPLDKIMQQAARDASVKPTALPGASQPTVPQPPARSTGASSSGNTGSSSNTLSRDRLSR comes from the coding sequence ATGCCTCGAATCACCAAACTCTTCAATCTGAATGACCCAGGCTGGGGTCGCGGCAACAACAATGGCTCCGAGCCGCCCAAGCGCCCCAAGGGCAACAGCGACGGTCCGCCCGATCTCGACGAGGTCTGGCGCGATTTCAACAACCGCGTCGGCTCGCTGTTCGGGCGCAAGGGCGGGGGCGGCGGCAACCGCGGCGGCATGACCCCGCCGTCGCCGCGCGGCGCCCGCATCGGCCTGGGCGTCATTGCCCTGGTGCTGGTGCTCCTGTGGCTGGCCAGCGGGTTTTTCATCGTCCAGGAAGGCCAGGTCGCGGTCGTGACCCAGTTCGGCAAATACAAGAGCACCGCCGCGCCGGGCTTCCAGTGGCGCCTGCCTTACCCCATCCAGAACGCCGAAACCGTCAACATTTCGCAGTTGCGCACGTTTGAAGTGGGCTTTCGCGGCAGCTCGCGCAACAAGGTGCTGCCCGAAGCCCTCATGCTCACCACCGACGAGAACATCGTCGACATGCAGTTCGTAGTGCAATACCGCCTGCGAGCCGACGGCGCGCCCGATTACCTTTTCAACATGCGCGACCCCGACGAATCGGTGCGCCAGGCCGCCGAGACCGCCATGCGCGAAATCGTCGGCAAGAAGCCCATGGACTTCGTCCTGTACGAAGGCCGTACCGAAGTCGCCGTCGAGGTGCAAAACCTGATGCAGCAGATCCTCGACCGCTACCAGTCGGGCATCCAGGTCAGCACCGTCGCCATCCAGAACGTGCAACCGCCCGAGCAGGTGCAGGCCGCGTTCGACGACGCGGTCAAGGCCGGCCAGGACCGCGAGCGCCAGATCAACGAAGGCCAGGCCTACGCCAACCAGGTCATTCCCATGGCCGGCGGGCAGGCTTCGCGCATGCTCGAGCAGGCCGAGGGCTACAAGGCCAAGGTCATCGGCGACGCCCGCGGCGACGCGGCGCGCTTCACCAGCATCCTGGCCGAGTACGAAAAGGCGCCCAAGATCATGCGCGAGCGCATGTACCTGGAAACCATGCAGCAGATCTTCTCACGGGCCAGCAAGGTCATGGTCGACACCAAGAACAGCAACAACATGCTGTACCTGCCGCTCGACAAGATTATGCAGCAGGCCGCGCGCGACGCATCGGTCAAGCCGACCGCGCTGCCCGGCGCCAGCCAGCCCACCGTACCGCAGCCGCCTGCGCGCAGCACCGGCGCAAGCTCGTCCGGCAATACTGGCAGCAGCAGCAACACGCTGTCTCGCGACCGCCTGTCGCGTTAA
- the hflC gene encoding protease modulator HflC, producing the protein MQRFMPILVGLLLVLAALSSCVFIVRERDYALVFSLGEVRKVISEPGLYFKAPPPFQNVVTIDKRILTIESSDAERIQTSEKKNLLIDSYVKWRIADPRLYYVTFGGNERAAQERLQAQIRDALNASVNVRTVKEVVSAERDKIMSEILSTVAKRAEPLGVEVVDVRLRRIEFAPEISESVYRRMEAERTRVANELRSIGAAESEKIRAEADRQREVILADAYAKAQTVMGQGDAEASGLYAAAFGKDPDFYTFYKSLEAYRSSFSNSSDVLVVDPSSEYFQFLKSSTGQAAPAAK; encoded by the coding sequence ATGCAACGCTTCATGCCCATCCTGGTCGGCCTCCTGTTGGTGCTGGCCGCCCTTTCTTCCTGCGTATTCATCGTGCGCGAGCGCGACTACGCCCTGGTGTTCTCGCTGGGTGAAGTGCGCAAGGTCATCAGCGAGCCCGGCCTGTACTTCAAGGCCCCGCCTCCGTTCCAGAACGTCGTCACCATCGACAAGCGCATTCTCACCATCGAATCGAGCGACGCCGAGCGCATCCAGACTTCCGAAAAAAAGAACTTGCTGATCGACTCCTACGTCAAGTGGCGCATCGCCGACCCCCGGCTGTACTACGTCACGTTTGGCGGCAACGAGCGTGCCGCGCAAGAGCGGCTGCAGGCGCAGATCCGCGACGCGCTCAACGCCTCGGTCAACGTGCGCACCGTCAAGGAAGTCGTGTCGGCCGAGCGCGACAAGATCATGAGCGAAATCCTCTCCACCGTGGCCAAGCGGGCCGAACCGCTGGGCGTCGAGGTGGTCGACGTGCGCCTGCGCCGCATCGAGTTCGCGCCCGAGATCTCCGAATCGGTCTATCGCCGCATGGAAGCCGAGCGTACCCGCGTGGCCAATGAACTGCGCTCGATCGGCGCGGCCGAAAGCGAGAAAATCCGCGCCGAGGCCGACCGCCAGCGTGAAGTCATCCTGGCCGACGCCTATGCCAAGGCGCAGACCGTCATGGGGCAAGGCGATGCCGAGGCCAGCGGGCTGTACGCCGCCGCCTTCGGCAAAGACCCCGATTTCTACACGTTCTACAAGAGCCTGGAAGCCTATCGGTCGTCGTTCTCGAATTCCAGCGACGTGCTGGTGGTCGACCCCAGCTCGGAATACTTCCAGTTCCTGAAAAGCTCCACCGGCCAGGCGGCCCCCGCGGCCAAGTAA